In Aliarcobacter faecis, a genomic segment contains:
- a CDS encoding alpha/beta fold hydrolase produces MAIKHLVIEGKSFELSYELVNPTKTKDILFLHGWGSNKDIMKMAFSNYFKDFRHIYLDMPGFGKTQNLYVLNTNDYSKIVKEFLKSLNSNCVAIAGHSFGGKVATLLNPENLILLSSAGILEEKSLKVKIKIFFAKLLNNLGLKNFTKVFRSKDVDKMSENMYATFKNVVDEDFSSNFEAFSNKAFIFWGEEDSATSLESGEKIASLIKNSSFTSYIGDHYFFLKNAENISKRVEDGIS; encoded by the coding sequence TTGGCAATAAAGCATCTTGTAATTGAGGGTAAAAGTTTTGAATTATCTTATGAATTAGTAAATCCTACAAAAACAAAGGATATTTTGTTTTTACATGGTTGGGGTTCAAATAAAGATATTATGAAAATGGCTTTTTCAAACTATTTTAAAGATTTTAGACATATTTATTTAGATATGCCAGGGTTTGGAAAAACTCAAAATTTATATGTTTTAAATACAAATGATTATTCAAAAATAGTAAAAGAGTTTTTGAAAAGTTTAAATTCAAATTGTGTAGCAATAGCGGGGCACTCTTTTGGTGGGAAAGTTGCAACACTATTAAATCCAGAAAATTTAATATTACTTAGTAGTGCAGGGATTTTGGAAGAGAAATCACTAAAGGTAAAAATAAAAATATTTTTTGCTAAACTTTTAAATAATTTAGGTTTAAAAAATTTTACAAAAGTTTTTAGAAGTAAAGATGTTGATAAAATGAGTGAAAATATGTATGCTACTTTTAAAAATGTGGTAGATGAAGATTTTAGCTCAAATTTCGAAGCTTTTTCAAATAAAGCTTTCATATTTTGGGGAGAAGAGGATAGTGCAACATCTTTGGAATCTGGAGAAAAGATAGCTAGTTTGATAAAAAATTCTAGTTTTACATCATATATAGGTGATCACTATTTTTTCCTAAAAAATGCAGAAAATATAAGTAAAAGAGTGGAAGATGGAATATCTTAG
- a CDS encoding D-alanine--D-alanine ligase codes for MKIAILFGGLSFEHEISIVSSIAMKDVLKNELIYFYIDSKREIYEIPTFKINSKLFSSGEYKKCPKVYFKMNGFYKETGFLKTKQNIDFNVVLNLSHGGDGEDGILSSVLDFYNIPFIAPRTEACVVSSNKFITKGYAQSVGVNTLDYRYFTKNDSVKVDMFPVILKPVKLGSSIGVAIVKNQEELDYALDVAFEFDDAIIIEPFISGVKEYNLAGTKVNGEFIFSIIEEPQKTEFLDFDKKYLDFSRTSKAKEVDLGEKLNSEIKESFKRLYNTLFEGSIIRCDFFVIEDKVYLNEINSIPGSMANYLFTDFQDVFNKVVLNLPKKKQIPVTFEYVNKIQVAKGK; via the coding sequence ATGAAAATAGCAATACTTTTTGGTGGATTAAGTTTTGAACATGAAATTTCAATAGTAAGTTCAATTGCGATGAAAGACGTTTTGAAAAATGAGTTAATATATTTTTATATAGATTCTAAAAGAGAGATTTATGAAATTCCAACTTTTAAAATAAACTCAAAACTATTTAGTAGTGGAGAGTATAAAAAATGTCCAAAAGTTTATTTTAAAATGAATGGTTTTTATAAAGAGACAGGATTTTTAAAAACTAAACAAAATATAGATTTTAATGTAGTTTTAAATTTATCTCACGGTGGAGATGGTGAAGATGGAATTTTATCATCAGTTTTAGATTTTTATAATATCCCTTTTATTGCACCAAGAACTGAAGCTTGTGTAGTTAGTTCAAATAAATTTATCACAAAAGGTTATGCTCAAAGTGTAGGTGTAAATACATTAGATTATAGATATTTTACAAAAAATGATAGTGTAAAAGTTGATATGTTTCCAGTTATTTTAAAGCCAGTAAAATTAGGGAGCTCTATAGGAGTTGCTATTGTGAAAAATCAAGAAGAGTTAGATTATGCACTTGATGTTGCTTTTGAATTTGATGATGCAATTATTATTGAACCATTTATTAGTGGTGTAAAAGAGTATAACTTAGCAGGAACTAAAGTAAATGGAGAGTTTATTTTTTCTATTATTGAAGAGCCACAAAAAACTGAGTTTTTAGATTTTGATAAAAAATATTTGGATTTTTCGAGAACTTCAAAAGCAAAAGAGGTTGATTTAGGTGAGAAATTAAATAGTGAGATAAAAGAGTCATTTAAAAGATTGTATAACACACTTTTTGAAGGCTCAATCATTAGATGTGATTTTTTTGTTATAGAAGATAAAGTTTATTTAAATGAGATAAACTCTATTCCTGGATCAATGGCAAACTATTTATTTACTGATTTTCAAGATGTATTTAATAAAGTTGTTTTAAATCTTCCAAAGAAAAAACAAATTCCAGTTACATTTGAGTATGTAAATAAAATTCAAGTTGCAAAAGGAAAATAG
- the ruvA gene encoding Holliday junction branch migration protein RuvA has product MIIGLIGKILKKEPTIIQLNVNGVIYEVFVSLNCSSKIISDDVKLEITEIIREDAHSLYGFLDSNEKKLFDTVIKINGVGPKVALAICSTFTPTSFSQIITNHDINMLKRVPGIGPKGASRILVELSGFIVDGSNQDEATNINLEASMALESLGFKKDLVTTVLKSCTSATTSELVREALRKLQK; this is encoded by the coding sequence ATGATTATTGGCTTAATAGGAAAAATTTTAAAGAAAGAACCAACGATAATTCAGTTAAATGTGAATGGAGTTATTTATGAGGTTTTTGTTTCATTAAATTGTAGTTCAAAAATTATTTCTGATGATGTGAAATTAGAAATCACTGAAATTATAAGAGAAGATGCTCATAGTTTATATGGGTTTTTAGATAGCAATGAGAAAAAATTATTTGATACTGTTATTAAAATAAATGGAGTTGGTCCAAAAGTAGCACTTGCTATTTGTTCAACTTTTACACCTACTTCATTTTCACAAATTATTACAAATCATGATATAAATATGTTAAAAAGAGTTCCTGGTATTGGACCAAAAGGAGCTAGTAGAATTCTAGTAGAGCTTAGTGGATTTATTGTAGATGGTTCAAATCAAGATGAAGCAACAAATATAAATCTTGAAGCATCTATGGCTTTAGAGTCTTTAGGATTTAAAAAAGATTTAGTTACAACAGTTTTGAAAAGTTGTACAAGTGCAACTACAAGTGAGCTTGTGCGAGAAGCACTTAGAAAATTACAAAAATAA
- a CDS encoding 50S ribosomal protein L23 produces MADITDIKSILYTEKTIELQENGVIVVQTSPRMTKTGLKEVFKEYFGVTPTKINSLRQDGKVKRFRGKLGKRVDFKKFYVTLPEGAAIANLSA; encoded by the coding sequence ATGGCAGATATTACAGATATTAAATCAATTTTATATACAGAAAAAACAATTGAGCTTCAAGAAAATGGTGTAATCGTTGTTCAGACTAGTCCTAGAATGACTAAAACAGGTTTAAAAGAGGTTTTTAAAGAGTATTTTGGAGTAACTCCAACAAAAATTAACTCTTTAAGACAAGATGGAAAAGTTAAAAGATTTAGAGGGAAACTTGGAAAAAGAGTTGATTTCAAAAAATTCTATGTAACATTACCAGAAGGCGCAGCAATTGCGAACCTTTCAGCATAA
- the rpsS gene encoding 30S ribosomal protein S19 — protein MARSIKKGPFIDAHLLKKVVSANAAKDKKPIKTWSRRSTVLPDMIGLTFNVHNGRNFVPVLITENHVGYKLGEFAPTRTFKGHKGSVQRKA, from the coding sequence ATGGCAAGATCAATAAAAAAAGGTCCATTTATAGATGCACACTTATTAAAAAAAGTAGTAAGTGCAAATGCTGCAAAAGATAAAAAACCAATTAAAACTTGGTCAAGAAGATCTACAGTATTACCAGATATGATTGGATTAACATTTAATGTACATAATGGAAGAAACTTTGTTCCTGTATTAATTACAGAGAACCATGTTGGATATAAATTAGGTGAGTTTGCACCAACTAGAACATTTAAGGGCCACAAAGGTTCTGTTCAAAGAAAGGCGTAA
- the rplC gene encoding 50S ribosomal protein L3 — MEFIVQKIGMSRTVSVPSTAVTLLKVLDTKVCQVTDGVALVSYSNGKKINKAIEGQQKKYNLSKEFNKFATITVANSEAGDLDVSGLGEAKVVKTTFKTKGRGFSGVVKRWNFAGGRGSHGHRMGKRTGSIGNCEFPGRVQPGKKMPGQYGNTNVTVKNEILSFDAETGILVLKGSVSGANGRLGKVKVAK; from the coding sequence ATGGAATTCATAGTTCAAAAAATCGGTATGAGTAGAACAGTATCTGTTCCAAGTACAGCGGTTACACTTTTAAAAGTTCTTGATACAAAGGTATGTCAAGTTACTGATGGTGTAGCATTAGTTTCTTATAGCAATGGTAAAAAAATTAACAAAGCTATAGAAGGTCAACAAAAAAAATATAACCTATCTAAAGAGTTTAACAAATTTGCAACAATTACTGTAGCAAATAGTGAAGCTGGAGACTTAGATGTTTCAGGATTAGGTGAAGCAAAAGTAGTTAAAACAACTTTTAAAACAAAAGGTAGAGGTTTCTCTGGTGTTGTAAAAAGATGGAATTTTGCCGGTGGAAGAGGTTCACACGGACATAGAATGGGTAAAAGAACAGGTTCAATTGGTAACTGTGAATTTCCAGGAAGAGTTCAACCAGGTAAAAAGATGCCAGGGCAATACGGAAATACAAATGTAACTGTAAAAAATGAAATTCTATCATTTGATGCAGAAACTGGAATTTTAGTTCTTAAAGGTTCAGTATCTGGAGCTAATGGAAGACTAGGTAAAGTAAAGGTTGCTAAATGA
- a CDS encoding methyl-accepting chemotaxis protein yields the protein MLEIITKKISNKIIFALFILMFISSITIVYSTTTKVTKDSIANAKDNLEMLNASIFQTLRNTMNTGDPDLIAKAEAEARNIKGVKNLTVAKGKPLMELYESKTPYTTDKEVLKSFESKENQIIQTQEKGEHTIRMIKPMIATAECMACHANQNEGDVIGVMDLTFSLAETDARISSLLKEISFISLVLGLITITLIFIAVRKATNPIENLKKGFENLLHSNDTNIKLEVTSKDEIGEVANLFNSYMNKVRDGLKQDAIVIEEANDIIEKTSNGFFVYKVNSKASNVHVEDLKNKLNLMIEKTKETLDKINVTLRNYSESKYDYVMDDKGIHGNLGSLVAGIKLVGNNTSEILAMIMNTGNSLKNSTQTLSSASNNLSTSSNSQAASLEETAAALEEITGTIQANTQATTQMASLAQKLNVSAKNGEDLANETAKSMDDIFKEVSSINEAIEVIDQIAFQTNILSLNAAVEAATAGEAGKGFAVVAGEVRNLANRSAEAAKEIKAIVEKAGQKAKTGKDISNNMIEGFNELNQNISNTIMTIDHVAKASKEQEKGIMQINDAVNLLDQSTQKNAQVAEEISAMANEIASMSSSLVTAAARASFLEDSLNKVCDVDLVYDTALLKVKLLKDKDDVYSKLSNFEEFAISQSSNINEWLENLQNSGKNVDLNLIEKINQQNKVFFSDLQNLVKLNSKKATNDILNAKAKDIEQNSLKLFEDLNEIKKVACK from the coding sequence ATGTTAGAAATAATAACGAAAAAAATAAGTAACAAAATCATTTTTGCTCTATTTATTTTAATGTTTATAAGTAGTATAACTATAGTTTATTCTACAACAACAAAAGTTACAAAAGATTCTATTGCAAATGCAAAAGATAATTTGGAGATGTTAAATGCTTCTATTTTTCAAACTCTAAGAAATACTATGAATACTGGAGATCCAGATTTAATAGCAAAGGCTGAAGCAGAAGCAAGAAATATAAAAGGTGTAAAAAATCTAACTGTTGCAAAAGGGAAACCTTTAATGGAGCTTTATGAATCTAAAACTCCTTATACAACAGATAAAGAAGTTTTAAAAAGTTTTGAATCAAAAGAGAATCAAATTATTCAAACACAAGAAAAAGGTGAGCATACTATTAGAATGATAAAACCAATGATTGCAACAGCCGAATGTATGGCATGTCATGCAAATCAAAATGAAGGTGATGTAATAGGAGTTATGGATCTAACTTTCTCTTTAGCTGAAACTGATGCAAGAATCTCTTCTTTATTAAAAGAAATCTCTTTTATCTCTCTTGTTTTAGGACTTATTACTATTACTTTAATCTTTATTGCTGTAAGAAAAGCTACAAATCCTATAGAAAATTTGAAAAAAGGATTTGAAAATCTACTTCATTCAAATGATACAAATATAAAGTTAGAAGTAACATCAAAAGATGAAATAGGAGAAGTTGCAAATCTATTTAACTCTTATATGAATAAAGTTCGTGATGGTTTAAAACAAGATGCAATTGTAATAGAAGAAGCAAATGATATTATAGAAAAAACTTCAAATGGTTTCTTTGTTTATAAAGTAAATAGTAAAGCTTCAAATGTTCATGTTGAAGATTTAAAAAATAAACTAAATCTAATGATAGAAAAAACAAAAGAGACTTTAGATAAAATAAATGTAACCCTTAGAAACTATTCTGAATCAAAATATGATTATGTTATGGATGACAAAGGAATTCATGGAAATTTAGGTTCACTTGTTGCTGGAATTAAACTTGTAGGGAATAATACTTCTGAAATCTTAGCTATGATTATGAATACAGGGAACTCTTTAAAAAATAGTACTCAAACACTATCTAGTGCATCTAATAATCTTTCTACTTCTTCAAATTCTCAAGCAGCTTCACTAGAAGAGACAGCAGCAGCATTGGAAGAGATAACAGGTACAATACAAGCAAATACACAAGCAACTACTCAAATGGCTTCATTAGCACAAAAACTAAATGTTTCAGCTAAAAATGGAGAAGATCTTGCAAATGAAACTGCAAAATCTATGGATGATATTTTTAAAGAGGTAAGTTCTATAAATGAAGCAATTGAAGTAATAGATCAAATTGCTTTCCAAACAAATATTCTATCACTTAATGCAGCTGTTGAAGCAGCAACTGCTGGAGAAGCTGGAAAAGGGTTTGCCGTTGTTGCAGGTGAAGTACGAAATTTAGCAAATAGAAGTGCAGAAGCAGCAAAAGAGATAAAAGCAATAGTTGAAAAAGCTGGACAAAAAGCAAAAACAGGAAAAGATATCTCTAACAATATGATAGAAGGATTTAATGAATTAAATCAAAATATTTCAAATACAATTATGACAATAGACCATGTTGCAAAAGCTTCAAAAGAGCAAGAAAAAGGAATTATGCAGATAAATGATGCAGTTAATTTACTTGATCAATCAACACAAAAGAATGCACAAGTTGCTGAAGAGATTTCAGCTATGGCAAATGAGATAGCTTCTATGTCAAGCTCTTTAGTAACAGCTGCAGCTAGAGCCTCATTTCTAGAAGATAGCTTAAACAAAGTTTGTGATGTTGATTTAGTTTATGATACAGCTTTATTAAAAGTGAAACTTTTAAAAGATAAAGATGATGTTTATTCTAAACTATCAAACTTTGAAGAGTTTGCAATTTCACAAAGTAGCAATATAAATGAATGGTTAGAAAATCTACAAAATTCAGGTAAAAATGTTGATTTAAATTTAATAGAAAAGATTAATCAGCAAAATAAAGTTTTCTTTAGTGATTTACAAAATTTAGTAAAATTAAACTCTAAAAAAGCGACTAATGATATTTTAAATGCAAAAGCAAAAGATATAGAACAAAACTCTTTAAAACTTTTTGAAGATTTAAATGAGATAAAAAAAGTTGCTTGTAAATAA
- the rplV gene encoding 50S ribosomal protein L22, with product MARAILKFIRVSPIKARLIAREVQGMNAEYAIASLQFTPNKAAGIISKVIASAVANSGLDPVDAVITSARVDKGPVLKRFTPRARGSASPKHKPTAHIMIEVAASTKGDK from the coding sequence ATGGCAAGAGCAATATTAAAATTTATTAGAGTTTCTCCAATTAAAGCAAGACTTATTGCTAGAGAAGTTCAAGGAATGAATGCAGAGTATGCAATTGCATCTTTACAATTTACTCCAAACAAAGCTGCTGGAATTATCTCAAAAGTTATAGCTTCAGCTGTTGCAAATTCTGGTTTAGATCCTGTTGATGCGGTTATTACATCAGCTAGAGTTGATAAAGGACCAGTTTTAAAAAGATTTACTCCAAGAGCAAGAGGTTCAGCGTCACCAAAGCATAAACCAACTGCACATATTATGATTGAAGTAGCTGCTTCTACAAAAGGAGACAAATAA
- the rpsJ gene encoding 30S ribosomal protein S10: MEKIRLKLKAYDHRVLDRSVASIVEAVKRTGADLRGPIPLPTKIRRYTVIKGPHVNKDSREQFEIRVHSRIIDIIAATADTVDSLMKLDLAPEVDVEVRSMGQE; encoded by the coding sequence ATGGAAAAAATCAGATTAAAGCTAAAAGCTTATGATCATAGAGTTTTAGACAGAAGTGTTGCTTCAATTGTTGAAGCTGTTAAAAGAACTGGTGCTGATTTAAGAGGTCCAATCCCTCTTCCTACGAAAATCAGAAGATATACAGTTATCAAAGGTCCTCACGTAAACAAAGATTCAAGAGAGCAATTTGAAATTAGAGTTCATTCAAGAATTATTGATATCATAGCAGCTACTGCTGATACAGTTGATTCATTAATGAAACTTGACCTTGCTCCTGAAGTTGATGTTGAAGTAAGATCAATGGGTCAAGAATAA
- a CDS encoding HIT family protein yields the protein MEHIYAPWRYSYVSEKKLDECVFCHISKNRDNEKYQVLFSDEFCYVVMNKYPYSPGHFMVVPHFHTSNIEDLEEEIWQRVSKRVRQAVKLLKETMPCEGVNIGMNLGKAAGAGIEQHVHYHLVPRWIGDTNFITTIGETRVYPTSFEEIFLKLKNNIEKYFL from the coding sequence ATGGAACATATTTATGCACCTTGGCGATACTCTTATGTAAGTGAGAAAAAATTAGATGAGTGTGTTTTTTGTCATATCTCAAAAAATAGAGATAATGAAAAATATCAAGTTTTGTTTAGTGATGAGTTTTGTTATGTAGTTATGAATAAATATCCATATAGCCCAGGTCATTTTATGGTGGTTCCACACTTTCATACTTCTAATATAGAAGATTTAGAAGAAGAGATTTGGCAAAGAGTATCAAAAAGAGTAAGACAAGCAGTTAAACTTTTAAAAGAGACTATGCCGTGTGAAGGTGTAAATATTGGAATGAATTTAGGAAAAGCTGCTGGTGCTGGAATAGAACAACATGTTCACTATCATTTAGTTCCAAGATGGATTGGAGATACAAATTTTATTACTACAATAGGAGAAACAAGAGTTTATCCTACTTCTTTTGAAGAGATCTTTTTAAAACTTAAAAATAATATAGAAAAATATTTCTTATAG
- a CDS encoding Mur ligase family protein, with product MEYLSIITHIILIMSLGWYLITNLQWYNYKLDRVIFKHHKWQWHITYFLSPIILFYLIPEPYFAAYFFIVYFTSFILWNRKLTNPLVMTARVKRFLAILLILAFIVIALCLTFEDCVKKIIFIPLILTYILSSILERLFFISFKNRAKQRYKSIVGLRTVAITASFGKTSIKNFLYHVLKSRFKVYKTPRSVNTIAGLVLDVNRDLPLDTQIYIAEAGARIKGDIEEIALFLEPQICVIGSVGEQHIEYFKTLNNIILTKMELLKSPRMEMGFVHESVPIKDYPKITKFPNNLNILKSTLDGIWFEVEVGGRVEEFYAPILGSFNAINLTAVILVAYNLGMSILEIKAALTTIPQVEHRLQKIEAGGKIILDDSFNGNLEGMLEAIKISSTYDGRRVIITPGLVEATDTANIMLAKVINETFDLVIVTGSLNTHIFTSNIERDKIMILKDKSQMQTVLASSTRVGDLILFANDAPNFI from the coding sequence ATGGAATATCTTAGTATTATTACACATATTATTTTAATAATGAGTTTAGGTTGGTATTTAATTACAAACCTTCAATGGTATAACTATAAACTTGATAGAGTTATTTTTAAGCACCATAAATGGCAGTGGCATATAACATATTTCCTATCTCCTATAATTCTTTTTTACCTAATACCAGAACCATATTTTGCAGCATATTTTTTTATTGTATATTTTACAAGTTTTATTTTATGGAATAGAAAACTTACAAATCCACTTGTAATGACTGCTAGAGTAAAAAGATTTTTAGCGATACTTCTAATTTTAGCATTTATTGTAATTGCTTTGTGTTTGACTTTTGAAGATTGTGTTAAAAAAATTATTTTTATTCCTTTAATTTTAACTTATATTCTAAGTTCTATTTTAGAAAGATTATTTTTTATCTCATTTAAAAATAGAGCAAAACAAAGATATAAGAGTATAGTAGGGTTAAGAACTGTTGCAATTACAGCATCTTTTGGAAAAACTTCAATTAAAAACTTTTTATACCATGTTTTAAAATCAAGATTTAAAGTTTATAAGACTCCAAGAAGTGTAAATACAATTGCTGGATTAGTTCTTGATGTTAATAGAGATTTACCTCTTGATACACAAATTTATATAGCTGAAGCAGGGGCTAGAATAAAAGGTGATATTGAAGAGATAGCACTATTTTTAGAACCACAAATTTGTGTTATTGGGAGTGTTGGAGAACAACATATTGAGTATTTTAAAACTTTGAATAATATTATTCTTACAAAAATGGAACTTTTAAAATCTCCTAGAATGGAGATGGGTTTTGTTCATGAAAGTGTTCCTATAAAAGATTATCCCAAAATTACAAAATTTCCAAATAATTTAAATATTTTAAAAAGCACACTAGATGGTATTTGGTTTGAGGTTGAAGTTGGTGGAAGAGTTGAAGAGTTTTATGCACCAATTTTAGGAAGTTTTAATGCTATTAACCTAACGGCAGTTATTTTGGTAGCTTATAATTTAGGAATGAGTATTTTAGAGATAAAAGCAGCTCTTACAACTATTCCACAGGTTGAACATAGGCTTCAGAAAATAGAAGCAGGTGGAAAAATAATTTTAGATGACTCTTTTAATGGAAATCTTGAAGGTATGCTTGAAGCTATAAAAATATCTTCAACTTATGATGGAAGAAGAGTTATTATTACTCCTGGTCTTGTTGAAGCAACGGATACGGCAAATATTATGCTTGCAAAAGTTATAAATGAGACTTTTGATTTAGTAATAGTAACTGGAAGTTTAAATACTCATATTTTTACATCAAATATAGAAAGAGATAAAATAATGATTTTAAAAGATAAATCTCAAATGCAAACCGTTTTGGCAAGTAGTACAAGAGTTGGAGATTTGATTTTATTTGCAAATGATGCACCAAATTTTATATAA
- the rplB gene encoding 50S ribosomal protein L2: MSIKKFRPITPARRFMSVIDSSDITSKPTVRSLLVRVKAAAGRNNNGRITSRHKEAGAKKLYRIIDFKRDKFGIEGTIATVEYDPYRNCRISLVSYVDGDKRYIIQPAGLKVGDKVQSAISGLDILPGNAMQLANIPVGTMVHNIELKPGKGAQFARSAGGYAQIMGREDKYVILRLPSGEMRKILGVCMATIGVVGNGDYINMVVGKAGRSRHLGIRPQTRGSAMNPIDHPHGGGEGKTNSGRHPVTPWGMPTKGYKTRKKKASDKLIISRRKK, from the coding sequence ATGTCAATTAAAAAATTTAGACCAATAACTCCTGCTAGAAGATTTATGTCAGTTATCGATAGCTCTGATATTACTTCAAAACCAACAGTTAGATCTTTACTTGTAAGAGTAAAAGCTGCAGCTGGTAGAAATAATAACGGAAGAATTACTTCAAGACACAAAGAAGCAGGTGCTAAAAAATTATATAGAATTATCGATTTTAAAAGAGATAAATTTGGTATTGAAGGTACTATCGCAACTGTTGAATACGATCCATATAGAAATTGTAGAATCTCTTTAGTATCATATGTTGATGGAGATAAAAGATATATTATTCAACCTGCTGGTTTAAAAGTTGGTGATAAAGTACAATCTGCTATTTCAGGACTTGATATTTTACCAGGAAATGCAATGCAATTAGCAAATATTCCAGTTGGTACAATGGTTCATAATATTGAATTAAAACCAGGAAAAGGTGCACAATTTGCTAGATCTGCTGGTGGTTATGCTCAAATTATGGGTAGAGAAGATAAATATGTTATCTTAAGATTACCATCAGGTGAGATGAGAAAAATTCTTGGTGTTTGTATGGCTACTATTGGTGTAGTTGGAAACGGAGATTATATAAATATGGTAGTTGGAAAAGCTGGTAGAAGTAGACACCTAGGTATTAGACCTCAAACAAGAGGATCTGCTATGAACCCTATTGATCACCCACACGGTGGAGGGGAAGGTAAAACTAACTCTGGAAGACATCCTGTTACTCCATGGGGTATGCCAACTAAAGGTTATAAAACTAGAAAGAAAAAAGCTAGTGATAAACTAATCATTTCAAGAAGAAAGAAATAA
- the rpsC gene encoding 30S ribosomal protein S3, with protein sequence MGQKVNPIGLRLGINRNWDSRWFPKFETMPANVAEDDKIRKFVKKELYYAGIAQTVIERTAKKVRVTVVAARPGIIIGKKGADVEKLKDSLSKLVGKEIAVNIKEERKPQTSAQLSAENVAQQLERRVAFRRAMKRVMQNALKGGAKGIKVSVSGRLGGAEMARTEWYLEGRVPLHTLRARIDYGFAEAHTTYGCIGIKVWIFKGEVLAKGIPTEKAETSEARPKRRPAKKRGK encoded by the coding sequence ATGGGTCAAAAAGTTAATCCAATAGGTTTAAGATTAGGAATTAATAGAAACTGGGATTCAAGATGGTTCCCTAAATTTGAAACAATGCCTGCAAATGTAGCTGAAGATGACAAAATTAGAAAATTTGTTAAAAAAGAGTTATATTATGCTGGAATTGCTCAAACAGTTATCGAAAGAACTGCTAAAAAAGTAAGAGTTACAGTTGTTGCTGCAAGACCTGGAATTATCATTGGTAAAAAAGGTGCAGATGTTGAAAAACTAAAAGATTCTTTATCTAAACTTGTAGGTAAAGAGATAGCAGTTAATATTAAAGAAGAGAGAAAACCTCAAACTTCTGCTCAATTATCTGCTGAAAATGTTGCTCAACAATTAGAAAGAAGAGTTGCATTTAGAAGAGCAATGAAAAGAGTTATGCAAAATGCATTAAAAGGTGGAGCAAAAGGTATTAAAGTATCTGTTTCTGGAAGACTTGGTGGAGCTGAAATGGCTAGAACTGAGTGGTATTTAGAAGGAAGAGTTCCATTACATACATTAAGAGCAAGAATTGATTATGGTTTTGCTGAAGCTCACACAACTTATGGTTGTATTGGTATTAAAGTATGGATTTTCAAAGGCGAAGTATTAGCTAAAGGAATTCCAACTGAAAAAGCTGAAACAAGTGAAGCTAGACCAAAAAGAAGACCTGCTAAGAAAAGAGGTAAATAA
- the rplD gene encoding 50S ribosomal protein L4 codes for MSKAIVLNANFENSGEVVLPASYEEINKHNLYLYVKSYLSSLRANTAAAKTRAQVSGGGKKPKAQKGSGAARWGSKRSPLFVGGGVVFGPTKRNYEQKVNKKQKALALKYALNAQANNGSLFVVDSIKLESGKTKDAVAVLSKINKRDTLIVVDTIDEKTYLAFRNIKNCYVVEKQEVNAYLIAVYHSVLIEKSVLDLLTKEA; via the coding sequence ATGAGTAAAGCAATAGTATTAAATGCAAATTTTGAAAATAGTGGTGAAGTAGTTTTACCAGCAAGTTATGAAGAGATAAATAAACATAACTTATATTTATATGTTAAATCATATTTATCTTCTTTAAGAGCAAACACTGCAGCTGCTAAAACAAGAGCACAAGTAAGTGGTGGTGGTAAAAAACCTAAAGCTCAAAAAGGTAGTGGTGCTGCTAGATGGGGTTCTAAAAGATCTCCTTTATTCGTTGGTGGGGGAGTTGTTTTTGGTCCTACTAAAAGAAACTATGAGCAAAAAGTAAATAAAAAACAAAAAGCTTTAGCACTTAAATATGCTTTAAATGCACAAGCAAACAATGGTTCACTTTTTGTTGTTGATTCTATCAAATTAGAGTCAGGTAAAACAAAAGATGCGGTTGCAGTTTTAAGTAAAATAAATAAAAGAGATACATTAATTGTTGTTGATACAATTGATGAAAAAACTTATTTAGCATTTAGAAATATTAAAAACTGCTATGTGGTAGAAAAACAAGAAGTAAATGCTTATTTAATTGCAGTTTACCACTCTGTGCTAATTGAAAAATCAGTACTTGATTTATTAACAAAAGAGGCTTAA